The Dasypus novemcinctus isolate mDasNov1 chromosome 2, mDasNov1.1.hap2, whole genome shotgun sequence genome contains the following window.
GGGCAGGCCCTCGGGCAGGTGGGTGGGGCACGTGGAGGGAGAAACCGTGGACCGTCAGCTGGCAGTCGGGGTCTCGGGGCACCCTGAAGGAGCTCCACCTGGCAGGGCTGAGAAAGAACAATGCGCATGACCACACGGTGAGCCATGGCCTACTGCACCCCAGGCCCCCCGAGGACTTTTTTTTGCTCCTGGGGTTGCTGTTTTTACTCCCTGGATCACCTCCAGCATTAGGTGAAGATTAGGACTCTGTGGAGGACAGGTCCCAGCGTTGAGCTTCTGTCAACACGGGGAGCATCACCCTAGTCTCGGGATGCAGAACCACCCTCGAGGAGCCTGGGATCCCCTGCTGCAGCAGATCCACCACCCAGGCCAGACCAAAAAGTCCCCAGCCTGTGGCATCCACGCCCCTATTAACAGGGAGTGGGGCGGGGGACAGCTCTGTGCCCAGACCCCCGCCTCGAGTCCCAGGCACCCAGGCCCGGGCCGGGACCTGATTCTGGGCCAGCACTGCTTTCTGAATGCTCTCAGGAGGGTGGAGAGGGCTCCAAGGGGAGGATTTATTAGGCAAGAGGCATCTCCTGTCTTGGAAAAGAGATCAACCACGGTGGGAAAGGGACAAGAGGAGGGAACgggagaggctggctggtgaACTTTCCTGGAGGAAGTAGAACTGGGCTTGGGGGAAGGGATGTGACACTCTTTGTCTCAGAGGGAACAATGGATACAGTTTCTGGAGTCCCTGAGGGGTGGAAAAGAGGTGGGAGGGCACCTTGGCCCTGGAAGCAGCACCTGAGAGTGGGGACATCTCGGGCTGGCGAAGGGTCTTGGAACAGAGGAGGACTAACGACGAGAGTGTGGACTCTGGGCAGCACGAGGCGGAGCTCAGTCACAGGGACCACGGCCCCCCAAATCTCCCTGGCCTCAGGTCTGGGATTCCCCTGGGGAGCAGAGCCCAGCTGTCAAGGGCAGGGGTCCTGACCCAAATGGGGATGAGACTCAGCGGCTGGGATGACAGTCCAGCAGGTCTGCTGCCTTAGCCCAAAGAGGGGCTGCCGCCCTGGTCTGGAAATGGGTGGAGGACAGGCAGAGAAATGCTAGGGAGGGGGCTGTGTCCCCAAGCCCAGCCCACCTGCCCCAGCCTCCCGCCGCCTGAGGGCAGCTGTGTGGCTGCCAGGCAAGGCCTCACCCCAGGGAAGGCGCTCAGGGCCGGGTATGGGACTGCACAGCTGCGTGGCCCAGAGGCTGTCTGCCTGCTATGCTTCGCAGACCTTCTCCGGTCTTCTGTTCCCAGTCCAGAATGTCACTTGACACTGTGACACTTCGTGCCGGTGGCTGGGAGGGGCAGCCTGAGCCCTGCTGGGGGCCAGGTctaggtcttttcttccaggtCTCAGCCTGGCTATCCTGTTCCTCATGGAACTCATACTGTTTGAGGAGGGCCCACTCACTCCTCCAAGCCTACACGACCTTCAAGGCTGGGGTCTAGCTCTTTGGCCCCCTCCCGGCTCCCCCTTTCTGCAAGTGCCAGCTGGGAAGTGCCCCGTCGCCTCCACCTGGGAGCCAGGCCTGGCAAGTGGGGTTTAACCCCAGGGCCTGAAAGCGTCAAGGGGTGGGCGCAGGCCGCCTGGCTACCTGCGCACTTGCGGAAGCAGCGCCCTGCCGGTGACGGCCCTGGGGAGGGCGGTGCAGGAAGAGCCTCCTCACAAGTCAGGCAGCAGGGGCTCACAGGAGGGCCTGGGCCAGGGAGGGGGCACGGGAGAGCACAGGCCCGGGGTGAGTGGCCCCGGGAGAAGGTGGGACCTGGACCTTCGGAGACCGGGGCTGGTGAGGCTGTCGCTGTGCAGGTGCGGGTGGAGGGGCCGGGGCTGCGAGCCCGAGTCCAGCCTCTGCCCCGGAGCGTGAAGCGATGCGGCAGCGAGTCCAGAAGGTGGCGGAGCGTGGGGAGGGGTGGCGGGCCCCTCGGGCCTGCCGTACCTCACTGGGCTGTGCTAGGGGTGCTTTTCTTGAGGCTGAAGTTGGTCCAGTTCACAGCAACTTTCTGACGAGTCTGCTTTGCAGAATCCAAACAGAACCTGTTGGGTTTGGAAGACCAGAGAGGAGCATGAGCAGAGGTGGCCTCCCCTCCCGGCTGGACCCCTCTTCTAGACCCCTGAAGAAACTGGGTCGATTCTGCACCACCCCTCTGGCTCCCAGATGCTGGGGTCGAGCAGGCACGGGAGCTTTGCTGGCTGGGGGGCTTCCTGGGTAGGCCCATGAGCTGAGGGGAGAGCACACGAAGGCAACAGGGACTGTCTTGGGATACAAGCTCCTGCCTGCTGGCGCCTCGTATGGGACTCTCGGTCTACGCTGGACTGGCTTCCATCCCCTCGAAGGGCATGTTTCCTTCCCCCCTCAAACCTTTGGACAGGCTGTCCCCACTGTCAGGGATGCCCTTTCCCATCTTCCTTGGCCGACTCATTCCTATTCGTCAGGTTTCTGCGTGGTTACCACCTCTCTGGGCAGGCTTCCCTGGCCCGCCCCATCCCCAGCATGGCCTGGAATCCCTCTTCCGGATTCCCCTCTCTGCCCCTCCAGGCTGTGGCCTCTAGCAACATCTTAAGTGGACTGTGCCTTCTTGggtcctctctccccttctcagctGAGGCACGGGCCGAGGAAGTGCCAGGGAACGAACAACACAACAGAGCTAGAGGGGCCTGGCCGCCTCCTCAGCTGGGTGGGAGAGGACCCTGACTGCTCAAACCTCTGCACTGTTTCCTGCTACTAGGAAGGCCGGAAGGGGCTCGGGTATGGGCAGGCCCAGGAGGGTGGCACTGGCACCTACCTCTTGAAGTACTCCACTTCCCGGTCAGTCTCATCCATCTCCGCCCCATCCACGTCCTTGGGCAGGAACACATCGTCTAGGAAGACACAGCCAGGAGGGCTCAGCGCTCACGGCCAGGCCTCTGGGCCATGCTCTCAGGGCAGTGCTGCCCACACGCGAGGTCTGCCCTCCACCCCGTGGCCTGGCCGGGATGGGGGTCAGCCGCTCGGTTCCAGGTGCACTCACCCAAGGAGGAGGCCGACTTCTCCTGCTTGTTGCGGCTCCGGCGGCTGCGGCCCTTGCCCTGCGGCAAGCTCTGCGGCCTGGCTGGGCCCGGGGGCTGCACGGGCTCCTGCTCCAGAGGCCGTGCCTTGGCCTCGCCTTGCCAGTTTCGCCAGGAGCTGCCCTTCTCCTTCTCGGCTCTGGGGCTGCCAGGCCAGCCTGGTCCTGGCCGGCTCCCCCGGCTCCCCTCTCCGGCCTCAGCACAGTTGCCCGCTTTGGGAGGCTCTGAGGCCTTGCCCGGCTGCTTGAGGCTGGGGCTCTGGCCCTTGGCGCTGGGCGCCTCTAGGCTGGCCAGGGGCCGGGGGACTGGGCTTGCCTCGCTCTTCTTGGCCTGACCGCCCTGTCTCTTGCCCTTCCGCGGCTTCCCACCTGAGGCCACGGGCTCAGGGAGCTCCTGCTTGCAACTGGGGACCTCCTTTGGGCCCAGGTCCTCGGAACTCGGGTGGCCCGGCTTGGGCGTCTTGACCCAGATCACCCGGGACAGGTTGGGCACAGTGTTGAGCCTCCTCACCAGCCCGTTCTCTGGAAGGATACCAGGAGGGGGACCCCGCACCTCTGTCCATGGTGGGTGGGGGCCTCTCATGTCTGCCCACGGCGGGGCTGGCTCGCCTGGAGCTTGTAACGTGTGGTTCTGGGGGGAACCCAGAGTCAAAGGGGACAGGTCAAGGTTGATGTCAGGCCGTTGCTCTGAGGAGCCATGGAGGTttgaggggggcaggccctgggGCTCGCTCTCAGCAGCCCCCTCCGGGGAGAAGCCGCTGCCGTCCACGCTGAGCTCACACACGCTGAAGCTGGCACGGATGGAGTCCTTGACCGTGTTCTTGATCTCCTGCAGGCGGCTGCTCAGGAAGCTGTTGACCCGATCCAGCTCCTGGTCGGGCCATTCCAAGAGCCGCTCCCTGGCAGGCCTCAGCTCCCGGCTTCCAGAAACACTGCGATTTGCCTGCTTCAGGGCTTCTGCTGCCAACTGGGCCTTCTCCTTTTCCTGCCAAAACAAGAGGCAGTTTGAGCATGGGCCTGTCAGCTGCCAGGCACGACGTGACACCTGACACAGCAGCCTAGTGCCCGGCTCTGCCCCCAAGCTTCTGGAGGCAGGGCCTTGGGACGTGGGCCCGCTCACCCGCCCTGCAGAGGGAGGGTGAGGTGCATTTAGAAGGCACACGTCCCGGGGTGGGGGGACAGCTGCAACGacggaggctggaggctgggcctCTGCAACTTGTTTGGGCAGAGCCCCCGTCGTCCTGAGGCTGAGGGAGGCTGGGATTCCAAGTGGGAGGAACCCAGCCCACCAGAGCTTGCCTCCTGGGGCTGAGTGTGTGAGAGCTCAGGCGATTCACTCACGTGCAAAATGGGGACATTGATTCTATTGTGAGACCCAAGGGGGGAAACGTGTGTGAGGAAGACACAGGCCTCCTCCAGTTCTGCGGGTGGTTGGAGGGCAAGGCTGTGGGATCAGGGGCGCCTTACAAGGAAGATGTGGGGGTCCTGAGATTGCCGCAGCCGACAAGACTGCTCAGGGCGCCTGGGAACACGTGTGCTCCTCCTGCCGCTGTGCGTAGGGCCGACCAGAGAGGGCGGCGCTCCAGCAGGAAGGCCCGTCCTGAACTGTGCCCAGTGGCGCCTGCGGAACGGCCATCCTGGGCCTCACAGCAAGATACAAAAGCAGCCCCTGGGCCCAGGTGAGGACAGGGGGCTCAGAGGTTCCAAGACCCAGATTAGGACAGTTCAAATCAaagtcccccagcccacctcccaCCTCAAGGCACCAGGGGGCCAGTGAGGCTTTAGAGGGAGACAGACATCACAGGCCCACAGGAAGGAAGTGGGGGTGGTGCCCGGGGGCTGGAGGACTTCCAGTGTTTCACAGATTCCCAGTTGATCTGAGAGTGGAGGAGAGGCTGGAAAGGGAGACcagggagaaggaaaggaggcTTGTCAGAGCCTCAGAGGCAACGTCGAGCGGCCCCTGGCCCCAGCAGACATGCATTTAGTCTCAGTCTTTCTTGAGCACGGGTTCCATGACTGACTAGCTGTGGGACCGTGGACAAATCACTTTTTCTCTCTGCACTTTACTTTCCCATCTGTAAATGAGGGAGGACCAAAAGCAGCTACGTCTCACAGGGTTGCTATGAGGAGAGCTGAGAGGGTTCATATCGAGTCTCTTTCCCCAAGCATCACAGCTGGGCCTCGGCACAGCGAGGCTAAGGTGCGGACGCAGCTCAGCCGGGAGCAGCATTTCCAGCTGTGTTTTGCAGCGCTCTGAGGCCGTGGGGGTGCCTGAGGTCCTGGAGGGCCCTtcgctctctcctctccttcaccAGAACAGCTTTCCTTTGATTTATTAACAGACTGAGGTTTCATTTGCGGGAAGGAGTGCAACTACTAAACAAAAAAGTCTGAACACCACTGATGGGAGAGGGAGCAACGTGGAGCCACATACGATGTGGGactgagggaaggagagaggacgCATCTGCTGCTCTGTCCCAGGAGTCTGGCACTTTCCGTACGTTGACTCTTATAGAATCCCCACAACAGCCCTCACTGTGCTGTTATCCTtgatttacagatgaggaaactcaaagaaaaataaggaactGGCCCAAGGTTATGTGGCTAGTAGGTGACAACATTGGGACAATAAACTAGGTTTGCTCTTCGGAACTCCCTGTGTTTCCCAATTCAGCCTGACAATAACCTGCGGATCACCGACCCTGCGAGGTACTGGGTTAGGTGCTGGGGATTATTCGGCTGTGAATGAGATACGGCTTCTGCACTGCTGACACTAGTCTGCTGGGGGGAGACAGACATGCAGACAGAATGTTTCCTTCAGAGCGACAGTGAGAGTGCTACAAGGGAAGGAAGCCCCGGCTGCTCTGGGAACCCACCGGGGTGCTCCTGACCCAGCCTGGGCCTTCCTGGCACGCCTCCGACCGACCGAGGAATGAAGGGGGAATGGCAGCGTCCTGGAGAAGGGGAGCAGAGCACTTTCTGGACAGGACCAGCAAGTGTCAGGGCGGGGAACGGGAAAGCAAACTGTTGGAAGGTATCGCCAGAGCCTAGATTCTTCTTGTGGGGttggggtgggcagaggggccaGAGGGAGAGGACGCTGGAAGCTTTCCTTCTCAGGACTATGTTTGAAACTCTACTGGGAGGCTTAAAggagtggtggggaagggggggatgCTGGGTTGGCTTGAGCAGTTTATGAAGTCGCATGGACAGGACTTCTGGTGACTGGCAGGGAGAGAAAATGACCAAGGAGTCCAGAAAACATCATCAACAACTACTACTGTTGGACAGAGCCGCCTTGGCCGAGAGCCCAGCAAGCCCTGCTGCACGTGACTCCCCTCCATCCTCACGACCCCAAGTCACGATTCTCCCGTTACTCTCATTTGATGAATGAAGGAACTGAGGCTTGGAGGCCGAgcgatttgcccaaggtcatacagcatGGTGGCGGAGCCAGGTTTCAAACAGGTCTAATCCCAAGGCCTGCTGCGCCCCATCGCGGTGATGCCCTCCTCTCAGGCTGGCTCCGGGGCTCCTGGGTCAGGCACTGGGTGGATGGTGGTGCTGTTAACCAGACACACAACGGAGAAGGAAGAGTCGGCTTCTCTGGAGAAAGACCACCTGCTCGGTTCTGGCCAGGTGGAGTCTGAGGGCCCGGGGGAAGCCCGTGAGGAGGTGTCCGGGAGCAGGAGGAGCAGTTGCTGTGGagtgggcagggggcgggggagaCCCTACCTAGATGGTCTCTCTTTTCCAGGGAGATGTCCTCAAGTGGAAGGGACAGGCAGAGGGCGGTGCTCAGGACAGAGACAGAAGGGAGGTCAGAGGGAAGGTGAAAAACCTCAAGAACACGGCGTTCCCATGCCCCCTCTTGGCTAACGAAAGAGAAGCCAACGAAGACAAGGTCTGCAAGTTTCAAAGGGTGCTTAGCAGTCAAATAAGGTGGGGACAGGAGAGTGTAATTTGGCTCTGGCAACAAAGATGTTGATGGCGATTctgtggagggggtgggggagggaaacaGTGTGCAGTGGGTTGATAAGAGAAGTGAAGACAGTGAAGGCAGATAATGTTCTTCAAGAAATCTGGCTGTGAAGAGAGGAGGGATTCTAGGGgtgtaagagagagagagggtgTAGGCTCAAGGAACAGTTGGCGTTCAAAAAAAGGAGAGTACCAGACACATTGAAATGTTGATGGGAAATGGCCTAGAGGAGAGGATGGAGCTGTGCAGAAAGAAGTCCACTGTTGGACTGAGGAGGCAAGAAAGGGTAGGATCCAGAAGCCCGGAGACTGGGCCTCAGGTGGGAAAAGGAGCAACTCCGCATTATTAGAAGGAAGAAAGTGTGCAGGCAGGGTTAGGTCGCAAGAGATGGCCAGTCCACTGGCTTTCTCTCCTTGTTGAAACAGGAAGAAAGGTCGCTTGCTGAGAAGACAGGTGGTTTAGGGGAGGCGTGGAGGTTTGAGAAGAATGGCCACTGGCAAAGGGGCTGTGAGaaaggaagtgaggaagagatggaGGCCTGCCGGGCAGTATGGAGGGCTCTGGCGAGTGGGAGGCCACATGTCTGGGGTGGCACCAAGAGATCATGACTATGTGCTTTCCTTGAGACACAGGAGTTGGAAAAAGGCTGGGGTCTGGCCCAGAGCTGCGTTTTTGCTGAATGGGTATAATGGAAGGACCACAGGGCAAGGAAGTAAGAGTCCTGGGGAGAGACTGAAGAATGAGAAAGACAGGTGCTACGTTTTCAGTGAACGAAGAGGGGTGGCCAAGAGGCGGGAGATGACAGAATCTGTGCTACAGCTTCAATGGGACAGGGGGTAGGACTTGAAGGCAAGAGGGTCATGCAGTGGCATGAAGGAGCAAGAGAGGCCCTGAGCTTTATCCATCTCCTGAGGTGGGAGAGAACGAGCGGCCGCCACTGGATGGCTGCAGGAAGCAGTGTTTTCGGCGGACAGATTTTGGTTAAGTCCAGAGGCTGACGTGTATGGACAGAGTGGCCGAGACCGCTGGTCTTGTCACTGCAGCTGCCCGTTTCCGTGCCCACCCGTGCCCTACGGCTCTAAGTCCGTGGAGGCAGGCCTGGCGTGTTCCATGCTGTAGCTCTGGCCTCAGGAACAGGGCCTGGCAGACGGGAGCTGTGCGACAAGTTTTGGAATGAGTGAACAGAGCGTGATAAAGGCAGACCAGGGAGACATGCAAGGGGAGATGCAAGTCCAGTGGAGGAAATTACCTGAGGGTTTCTGCTGAAACATTTGAACTGGGCTTTGGAGGGACATTTgtcaggaagaaaagaaggggagggaagaCAACTCGACCAGGCAGGGGAAAGGATGTTTGGGCACACAGGTGCTGAGGATGCTGGAAAGGCATGCGAGGTGCATGCTGGGGCCCTAGCTAGGAACCGCCCCTTGAGGGGCCAGGAAAGGTCACCAAGCACTCCTGAGGGGCAACTCTGGATGGGAGAAGGCAAGTGCTGACCATTCTCTGAAGGCGCTGGCGGGCTCCCTTGGCTCCCTACTGCAGGCTGCAGGGCAAAGGATCCTGATAGTCCTTTGGAATGGAAAAAATCACTTCTGCTTTTCAGAGTACCAGAGGTGTTTGACCACTCAGGAACTGGAAACTACATGGTTCTTCAGCGGCGGGGCTCCCAAGTGTGGCACTGTGCAGACGCAGGTGGGGTGCAGTCAGGCTGAGAGGTAAAGAGGTGGCAGGGGATGTGCCATCAAGCCCTGGGGCGCGTGTGGCAAGAGCTCACGGGCTCGCCCCACGGCCCCTGTGGACTGTTCGTTCCCATGGCTTCAACTACAGCTCTAGGTCGGCAACTCTCAGCCTTGCACCTCCATCTCCACTTGGGTGCCTCACGGGAACCTCTGAGTCCACGGGCCCCAACCGAATTCACGGTTTTCTGCGAGTCCCATCGTCACTCCGTGAACGGCACCACCATCTTCCCCATCACACAAGCAAACCCCTGGAAGACCTTCCTGACTCCCGCCTCTCCCTTTCCGACAGTGCGAGGACCTAGGCTCGTCACTTCTGCCGCCTCTGAAATCCACCTCTTCTGCTCCAGCCCCACAGCCAGGCCTTGATTAAGCATCAACCATCTCTCCCCTCAACCAGCATTTCCTGCCTTGAGTACTGCCCCCTCCAATCTACCCGCCACATTGCCACAGGGCAATATGAGAACACAGGTGTGACCAGATGAATTCCTTAATTCCCTCCAGTGATGTGCGCTCAGCTCACCTCTAGGATGACGTTAGAGCTCTCCAGCGGGGGCCCCCGAGGCCCTCGGTCCCCTGTCCTGCGAGCCCTGCCTCTGCTGTGGAATGTGCCAGACCTGCTGGTGAACTTGTGCTCGCTCCCCATGACCTGGCCTGGAGCCAGCCTCTTTGCAAAGTGATCACTGCTCCTCTGGGCTCCCAGGGGAGGTGGGACTTGCCTCCTCACAGGGCTCATCGCACCCTAAGCGCTTGTCCAGTTTTGTGTCACTCTTCCCACTGGACTGAGCTCCTCCAGGGGGAGAACTGTACTGCATCTCGTTTTGGCTTCCGGTGTTTGTAGGcgtgtttgctgaatgaataaatgactaaTGGGCTGACTGAGTGAAGCAAGTCCTGGCTTTGAGGAATCCAGCAAGCGGCTTCCGAGGCTAGGACAGGTGTTTCCTCCAGCCACGGACCACCAGGCTCCCTGGCCCTGATGCCTCCCAAATTCCTTCAGAGGCTCCCAGAGCCCTGAGCCAGGCCAAGCCCTGGGGGTCAGGACGCGGGCTTCCTCGGGGAGGAGAGGTTAGAGCTGGGCTCCCCCCCCACACCCACCTTCTTTTTCAGCTTGTGCCGGGCCCGCTTGGCGGCCCTGGCGCTGTTGGGGCCTTTGGGCTCCGTGCTGTTGATGAATTCGAGCAGCGCATCCACATCTCGGTGGTCCACGGCGGGCTCCCCAGGGATCCCGCCCAGGGCGCCCCCCTTCACGGGCAGCTCCTCTTTCCGCCTGGTCAGCCTCGAGCGGAGCTTCTCCCGGATCTCGGTATAATTCCGACTCGTCGGGGCAGCAggtggctgggggaggggaggtgctGACATTACACCCTGGGCCCGGGAGGCCCGCAGCACTCCCACCCGCTGGCACCAAGCGTGGTGAGAAGCCAGACAAAACTGCCCTCTCTACTGCCAGCCGCCAGGGGCCACGGGTCTTCCCCCTCAGCCGGGCTGTGCGCCGAGGCAGCGGAGGGCGGAGGGGTGGAGGGACGTGGCAGAGCTGCGAGAACCGGCTCGGGAGCCAGGAAGCCAGGTTTGAGCCTGGGCTTCGTCACTCGgaagctgtatgaccttgggcgaCTCACTTAGTCTCTGTGAGCCTCGATTTGTCACCTCTGAAAGGAGGATAATGATCCCTAGCTCAAAGGGGCCTGGCAGTTTGGCGACTGTCGTTTCTTCTACCCTCAGCTTAGACAGCTGAGGCCCTCTCCTCTTCACCTTCTGAGATTCCTGAACTGCCTTCTCGCCCTGTCCAGACAGCACGGGCCTGATCTGAGCCTCCTTCCGGGTGCGCATGTGCTCACGGCCCTCCCCTCGGCCGGCTGTCACGCCTGGGGCCCGAGAGCATTCGGTTTTCACTCTGCCTCCATCACTCACAAGCGTTCACTTCTCTGGGCTTACACCCGTGTACAGACTCATCAGAATCATAGCTTTCTCTCtgccatttcctttccttttgcctAAGGAAAAAAGTCATTCTGAAAAGAAACCGTGGAAAGAGCGAAAGTAgcaagagtaaaaaataaaaataaaaaaatccctACCTCACACACTTGTTGTGGGGCGCAAATGACAGGACACAGGTGAAGGGGCTAACACGATGCCAGCACAGTTACTGTTAGCGACAGTTGTCACCGAGAGGAAAAGGGGTCTCTGGGGGAGAGCCAGGTGCTCCTTCTGCGTGTCTTGGCCAGCCCCCGGCCCTCTCTGGCCCGGGCAGGCTCACTCACCGCATTGTGGCCGAAGAACTCACAGTAGCAGCAGTCACAGAACTTGCCATCCTTCTGGTGGGTGGAGGACGAGGTGCAGGAGCTTCGCTCAGAGCTGCTATCCTCTTCCTCGCCCAGCCCCTCGTCGGCCTCGCAGGGCTGGGGCAGCTGGCACGCCAGGCCACTGTGCGGAAACTTGTGCCCCTTGCACCCGGGGTCCCTGCTGGCGGCGGGGAGAGACAGGCCCGAGAGTGAGAGAGTGCAAGGTGAGAGCAGCGGCAGCGGGCGCTCTGGAGGGCAGCTCGGCCCCGTTCGCTTCCCCTGCCTCTTCCACAAAGGTCTGAGGTGGCTGGACCATGTCACCACTGCCCATAGAGGGTCCAGCACAAACGCTGCCTCTCCTGCCTCCACCCTTCTCAGGAACCTCTCGGCACCATGGACATTCCTCTCTCTGCTACCATTTAGCAGGCTTTGTTGTAACGGTCTGTTTGGCCACTGGTCTCGCAAACCAGAGGGCACTCCCCAAGGGCAGGGAGTAGGTCCCTCTTATTTTGGGTCCCAGTGTAGTGTCTTACACCCAGCAGGTGTTCGAGAAGTGTCTGAACAGACTCATGGGGTGCGGGCTCATTCTCTGGGGTCCTTGTGACCCTGGCC
Protein-coding sequences here:
- the FAM193B gene encoding protein FAM193B isoform X9: MPKLVKNLLGEMPLWVCQSCRKSMEEDERQTGREHAVAISLSHTSCKSQSCGGDSHSSSSSSSSSSSSSFSCHGNSGDWDPSSFLSAHKLSGLWNSPHSSGAVPDNSLGSPPAIPGEAFPISEHHRHSDLTAPPNSPTGPHPPPASLIPPHPGSFGSPPHPHLLPTTPAAPFPAQASECPVAAAAAPHTPGACQNPHLPSTSMPLLKMPPPFSGCSHPCSGHCSGPLLPPSAQQLPGNHSRDPGCKGHKFPHSGLACQLPQPCEADEGLGEEEDSSSERSSCTSSSTHQKDGKFCDCCYCEFFGHNAPPAAPTSRNYTEIREKLRSRLTRRKEELPVKGGALGGIPGEPAVDHRDVDALLEFINSTEPKGPNSARAAKRARHKLKKKEKEKAQLAAEALKQANRSVSGSRELRPARERLLEWPDQELDRVNSFLSSRLQEIKNTVKDSIRASFSVCELSVDGSGFSPEGAAESEPQGLPPSNLHGSSEQRPDINLDLSPLTLGSPQNHTLQAPGEPAPPWADMRGPHPPWTEVRGPPPGILPENGLVRRLNTVPNLSRVIWVKTPKPGHPSSEDLGPKEVPSCKQELPEPVASGGKPRKGKRQGGQAKKSEASPVPRPLASLEAPSAKGQSPSLKQPGKASEPPKAGNCAEAGEGSRGSRPGPGWPGSPRAEKEKGSSWRNWQGEAKARPLEQEPVQPPGPARPQSLPQGKGRSRRSRNKQEKSASSLDDVFLPKDVDGAEMDETDREVEYFKRFCLDSAKQTRQKVAVNWTNFSLKKSTPSTAQ
- the FAM193B gene encoding protein FAM193B isoform X8, with amino-acid sequence MPKLVKNLLGEMPLWVCQSCRKSMEEDERQTGREHAVAISLSHTSCKSQSCGGDSHSSSSSSSSSSSSSFSCHGNSGDWDPSSFLSAHKLSGLWNSPHSSGAVPDNSLGSPPAIPGEAFPISEHHRHSDLTAPPNSPTGPHPPPASLIPPHPGSFGSPPHPHLLPTTPAAPFPAQASECPVAAAAAPHTPGACQNPHLPSTSMPLLKMPPPFSGCSHPCSGHCSGPLLPPSAQQLPGNHRDPGCKGHKFPHSGLACQLPQPCEADEGLGEEEDSSSERSSCTSSSTHQKDGKFCDCCYCEFFGHNAPPAAPTSRNYTEIREKLRSRLTRRKEELPVKGGALGGIPGEPAVDHRDVDALLEFINSTEPKGPNSARAAKRARHKLKKKEKEKAQLAAEALKQANRSVSGSRELRPARERLLEWPDQELDRVNSFLSSRLQEIKNTVKDSIRASFSVCELSVDGSGFSPEGAAESEPQGLPPSNLHGSSEQRPDINLDLSPLTLGSPQNHTLQAPGEPAPPWADMRGPHPPWTEVRGPPPGILPENGLVRRLNTVPNLSRVIWVKTPKPGHPSSEDLGPKEVPSCKQELPEPVASGGKPRKGKRQGGQAKKSEASPVPRPLASLEAPSAKGQSPSLKQPGKASEPPKAGNCAEAGEGSRGSRPGPGWPGSPRAEKEKGSSWRNWQGEAKARPLEQEPVQPPGPARPQSLPQGKGRSRRSRNKQEKSASSLDDVFLPKDVDGAEMDETDREVEYFKRFCLDSAKQTRQKVAVNWTNFSLKKSTPSTAQ